The Streptomyces sp. NBC_00670 genome window below encodes:
- a CDS encoding Gfo/Idh/MocA family protein — MVESLGVAVVGFGWMGRVHSQAYARVPHHFPQLPLRPRLVAVADDVPGRAEQAAEQYGFATATRDWRDVAADPRVHAVSIAAPNFLHREIGTAMAAAGKHLWIEKPVGLTAGDARAVADAVAGAGVQGTVGFNYRNAPAVQYARELIAEGGIGDVTHVRIRLFSDYAAHPDGALTWRYERERGGSGVLGDLASHGVDLARYLLGEIEALVADTAVFLPERPRPTGATAGHERASGGERGPVENEDYVNCLLRFASGARGVLEACRVSVGEQNAYGFEVHGTEGALFWDFRRMGELGVSQGTAYQDQPVSTVHVGPGRGEYAAFQPGAANAMGYDDLKVIEAYGFLRSVAEGRAHGPTLADAVRSGEALDAMARSAERGGWVAL; from the coding sequence ATGGTGGAGTCGCTCGGGGTCGCCGTCGTGGGGTTCGGGTGGATGGGGCGGGTGCACAGCCAGGCGTATGCCCGGGTGCCGCATCACTTCCCGCAACTGCCCCTGCGGCCGCGGCTCGTCGCCGTCGCCGACGACGTGCCGGGACGGGCCGAACAGGCCGCCGAGCAGTACGGGTTCGCCACCGCGACCCGCGACTGGCGTGACGTCGCCGCCGACCCCCGCGTGCACGCCGTGAGCATCGCCGCCCCCAACTTCCTGCACCGCGAGATCGGCACCGCGATGGCGGCGGCCGGCAAGCACCTCTGGATCGAGAAGCCGGTCGGGCTCACCGCCGGCGACGCCCGCGCCGTCGCGGACGCCGTGGCCGGCGCCGGCGTCCAGGGCACCGTCGGCTTCAACTACCGCAACGCCCCGGCGGTCCAGTACGCCCGGGAGCTGATCGCCGAGGGCGGGATCGGGGACGTCACTCATGTCCGCATCCGGCTGTTCAGTGACTACGCCGCCCACCCCGATGGTGCGCTGACCTGGCGCTACGAGCGCGAGCGCGGCGGCAGCGGGGTCCTGGGCGACCTCGCCTCGCACGGTGTGGACCTGGCCCGGTACCTCCTCGGCGAGATCGAGGCGCTCGTCGCCGACACCGCCGTCTTCCTGCCCGAGCGGCCCCGGCCGACCGGGGCCACCGCCGGGCACGAGCGGGCCTCCGGCGGCGAGCGGGGGCCGGTGGAGAACGAGGACTACGTCAACTGCCTGCTGCGGTTCGCCTCCGGTGCGCGCGGGGTCCTGGAGGCCTGCCGCGTCTCGGTGGGGGAGCAGAACGCCTACGGCTTCGAGGTGCACGGCACCGAGGGGGCGCTGTTCTGGGACTTCCGCCGGATGGGGGAGCTGGGCGTGAGCCAGGGGACGGCGTACCAGGACCAGCCGGTGAGCACCGTGCACGTCGGCCCCGGCCGGGGCGAGTACGCGGCGTTCCAGCCGGGCGCGGCGAACGCCATGGGGTACGACGACCTCAAGGTGATCGAGGCCTACGGATTCCTGCGTTCGGTGGCGGAGGGGCGCGCTCACGGGCCGACCCTTGCGGACGCCGTACGCAGCGGGGAGGCGCTGGACGCGATGGCACGTTCCGCGGAGCGGGGAGGCTGGGTGGCCCTGTGA